The following proteins come from a genomic window of Nostoc sp. TCL26-01:
- a CDS encoding sodium:proton antiporter, protein MEASFEVTVQIAIAVFAGIGAQVLAAYLRVPSIVLLLLLGIVLGADGVGLLHPQLLGTGLEVIVALATAIILFEGGLNLDLRELGRVSLSLQLLVTLGTLITLLGGSMAAHWLGEFPWNIAFLYASIVVVTGPTVISPLLKQINVDRQVATLLEGEGVLIDPVGAILAFVVLDTIVNGDADPVNAIIGLIMRLGVGAAIGAAGGYFMSLIFKRANFLSSELKNLVVLAVLWSLFTLAQMIRSEAGVMTTVVAGIVFANSSVPEERSLRSFKGQLTTLGVSVLFILLAADLSIASVFALGWGSLWTVLVLMMVVRPINILLCTWNSDLNWRQKLFLSWVAPRGIVSASVASLFAILLTQRGINGGDAIKALVFLTIIMTVVCQGLTAGWVAKCLQITSQQAKGAVIVGCNPLSLLIARFFQERGENVVLIDTDPECVAQAEAQNIRIIASSALDGEVLAEAGLASMGTFLAMTSNGEVNFVLAERASEEFNPPRVLAVFPRDPQANGAANSKIQQAFVSDLAIKTWNEYVNDGRVKLGTTTLNASEFASQQGHIQDKIRAGVLVPLLVERAERLQILPANQDWEVGDRIIYLLHDPRPNLLKRLSGASQSTPLVLEKLPEVEERPLARLPQLSASEVPGI, encoded by the coding sequence ATGGAAGCATCATTTGAAGTCACTGTACAGATAGCGATCGCTGTGTTTGCAGGCATTGGCGCACAAGTTTTGGCGGCGTATTTGCGTGTACCTAGTATCGTTTTATTGCTGCTGTTGGGTATTGTGCTTGGTGCTGATGGGGTGGGATTGTTACATCCCCAATTGCTAGGCACGGGGCTAGAAGTGATTGTTGCTCTAGCAACGGCAATCATTCTGTTTGAGGGTGGACTAAATTTAGATTTGCGAGAGTTGGGTAGAGTTTCTCTGAGTCTACAATTGCTCGTCACCTTGGGAACGTTGATTACTCTCCTGGGAGGGAGTATGGCGGCTCACTGGTTGGGTGAGTTTCCTTGGAATATTGCTTTTCTCTACGCTTCTATCGTCGTAGTGACAGGGCCTACGGTGATCAGCCCTCTGCTGAAACAAATTAATGTTGATCGGCAAGTGGCGACGCTGTTAGAAGGGGAAGGTGTGCTGATTGACCCTGTAGGGGCTATCCTCGCTTTCGTTGTCCTAGATACCATCGTTAACGGTGATGCAGACCCAGTTAATGCGATTATAGGTCTGATCATGCGGTTGGGGGTTGGGGCGGCGATTGGGGCGGCTGGAGGTTATTTCATGAGTCTAATCTTCAAACGCGCTAATTTTCTCTCATCTGAGTTGAAAAATTTGGTGGTCTTGGCTGTTTTGTGGAGTCTGTTTACTCTGGCGCAAATGATTCGTTCGGAAGCGGGGGTGATGACAACTGTGGTTGCCGGGATTGTATTTGCTAACTCCTCTGTGCCGGAGGAACGTTCTTTACGTAGTTTTAAAGGTCAATTGACGACGCTAGGTGTTTCTGTACTCTTCATTCTCCTGGCGGCTGATTTGTCAATTGCTAGTGTGTTTGCTTTGGGTTGGGGGAGTTTATGGACGGTTTTAGTGCTGATGATGGTGGTTCGCCCGATCAATATTTTGTTGTGTACTTGGAATAGTGATTTAAACTGGCGACAAAAGCTATTTTTAAGCTGGGTTGCCCCTAGAGGGATTGTTTCGGCTTCGGTTGCTTCTTTGTTTGCGATTTTGTTAACCCAGCGTGGGATCAATGGTGGTGATGCGATCAAAGCTTTGGTCTTTTTGACCATTATTATGACGGTGGTTTGTCAAGGACTGACAGCAGGTTGGGTGGCAAAATGCTTGCAAATCACGTCACAACAAGCTAAAGGGGCTGTGATTGTGGGTTGCAATCCGTTGAGTTTGTTGATTGCGCGATTCTTTCAAGAACGGGGGGAAAATGTTGTCCTCATTGACACTGATCCTGAATGTGTCGCCCAAGCGGAAGCGCAAAACATTCGCATAATTGCCAGTAGTGCCTTGGATGGTGAGGTTTTAGCAGAGGCGGGACTAGCTTCTATGGGAACTTTTTTAGCGATGACTAGTAATGGTGAGGTCAATTTTGTCTTAGCAGAACGAGCATCTGAGGAATTTAATCCCCCACGAGTTTTAGCTGTTTTTCCCCGTGATCCCCAAGCGAATGGTGCTGCTAATAGTAAAATTCAGCAAGCTTTTGTCTCAGATTTAGCGATTAAAACTTGGAATGAATATGTAAATGATGGACGGGTGAAATTGGGTACAACTACCCTCAACGCATCGGAATTTGCTAGTCAACAGGGGCATATCCAAGACAAAATTCGGGCTGGGGTATTAGTGCCTTTGTTGGTAGAAAGGGCAGAACGCCTACAAATTTTACCAGCCAACCAAGACTGGGAAGTAGGCGATCGCATTATCTACTTGTTACACGATCCCAGACCGAATTTATTAAAACGTCTATCTGGTGCTAGTCAATCCACACCGCTAGTTCTAGAAAAGTTGCCAGAAGTGGAAGAACGACCTTTGGCAAGATTACCTCAACTTTCCGCTAGTGAGGTTCCAGGAATTTGA
- a CDS encoding cytochrome b N-terminal domain-containing protein, whose translation MQSTQFDRILRRIATILSVVILSLCLIYVSTGILLSFYYEPTAGGAYRSLKMIDTQVAYGWLFHRAHDLAGNAMIVIALAQIVVMFLGRQFRKSWLIAWVSGILFTLSAIALDWTAMILDWTQEGYWRFNIELGNIEAIPLIGTQLRDIITGGGAISSLTVLHLDTLHNYLISPVAIILAVIHLAALIWQERQMYTEVIEDLDQIPGTSLAES comes from the coding sequence ATGCAAAGCACCCAATTTGATAGAATTCTGCGACGAATAGCAACGATATTATCGGTCGTAATTCTTTCCCTGTGCCTGATCTATGTGTCTACGGGAATTTTATTATCTTTCTATTACGAACCGACGGCAGGCGGAGCTTATAGATCATTAAAAATGATTGATACACAAGTAGCCTATGGTTGGTTATTCCATAGAGCGCATGATCTGGCGGGAAATGCCATGATTGTCATAGCCCTGGCACAAATTGTTGTCATGTTCTTGGGTAGACAATTCCGTAAAAGTTGGTTGATTGCTTGGGTAAGTGGCATTTTGTTTACCCTAAGTGCGATCGCTCTTGATTGGACAGCAATGATTTTAGACTGGACTCAAGAAGGATACTGGCGTTTTAATATCGAGTTAGGCAATATTGAAGCGATTCCTCTCATCGGTACACAACTGCGAGATATCATCACAGGTGGTGGAGCTATTAGCAGTCTCACAGTTCTGCATCTAGACACTTTACATAATTACCTGATTTCCCCTGTTGCCATAATTTTGGCAGTGATACATTTAGCAGCCTTAATTTGGCAAGAACGGCAAATGTATACAGAAGTCATAGAGGATCTGGATCAAATTCCTGGAACCTCACTAGCGGAAAGTTGA
- a CDS encoding triacylglycerol lipase: MPLPTVIVPGYLESAIAYQQLTQSLKQFGFPTVTVPLLRRDWFPLIGGRSVTPIVQQINHTVKQALQEHNTTQVNLIGHSAGGWISRIYLGEKPYAAKGQILSSVWNAHPLVATLVTLGTPHISQERWTRWNLDFVNNNYPGAFYQNVHYVCVAGKTILGERRRGSWLAYSSYQLTCGTGNTWGDGITPIAAAHLIGATNLVIDGVRHSPRSPGIWYGSPEPLKNWLEYLA; this comes from the coding sequence ATGCCATTACCCACAGTCATTGTACCGGGATATTTAGAAAGTGCGATCGCCTATCAGCAACTAACCCAATCATTAAAACAGTTCGGTTTTCCCACAGTTACAGTACCCTTACTGCGGCGTGATTGGTTCCCGTTAATTGGCGGTAGATCAGTCACACCGATTGTGCAGCAAATAAATCACACTGTTAAACAAGCCTTACAAGAACATAACACCACTCAAGTTAACTTGATTGGTCACTCTGCTGGTGGCTGGATTTCTCGCATTTATTTGGGAGAAAAACCTTATGCTGCCAAAGGTCAGATACTATCGTCTGTATGGAATGCTCATCCTCTAGTGGCCACTCTCGTCACTCTCGGCACACCCCACATTAGCCAAGAACGCTGGACACGCTGGAATCTAGATTTTGTCAACAACAATTATCCTGGTGCTTTTTACCAAAATGTGCATTATGTTTGTGTCGCAGGCAAAACTATTCTTGGAGAAAGGCGACGCGGTTCTTGGCTGGCTTACAGTAGCTATCAATTGACCTGTGGTACAGGTAATACTTGGGGTGATGGTATTACACCCATAGCAGCAGCTCATCTAATTGGCGCAACAAATCTCGTGATTGATGGAGTACGCCATTCTCCCCGCAGCCCTGGGATTTGGTATGGTTCACCAGAACCATTGAAGAATTGGTTGGAGTATTTAGCTTGA
- the petJ gene encoding cytochrome c6 PetJ, with the protein MLEPDCEENILRIFLLVFVLAIAILKLIFIPPALAAEASIGAKIFNNNCASCHIGGGNILISEKTLHKEALSKYLENYAEDAIPAIIHQVQYGKNAMPPFKDKLTEQEILEVAAYVFQKSEQGW; encoded by the coding sequence ATGCTAGAGCCTGATTGTGAGGAAAATATCTTGAGAATTTTTTTATTAGTATTTGTATTGGCGATCGCTATACTTAAACTTATATTTATCCCTCCAGCCCTAGCCGCCGAGGCTTCTATCGGCGCAAAAATTTTCAATAATAACTGCGCCTCCTGTCACATAGGCGGCGGGAACATCCTGATCTCCGAGAAAACTTTACATAAAGAAGCATTATCAAAGTACCTGGAAAATTATGCCGAAGACGCAATTCCGGCAATTATCCACCAAGTACAATACGGTAAAAATGCTATGCCGCCCTTTAAAGACAAACTCACCGAACAAGAGATTCTAGAAGTAGCAGCTTACGTTTTTCAAAAATCAGAGCAAGGGTGGTAA
- the petE gene encoding plastocyanin, producing the protein MKLIAASWRRFTLAVLTVFLVISSFAVFTPTAAAETYQIKLGSDKGLLVFEPAKLKVKPGDTIEWKNNKVPPHNVVFDAGQNPAKSADLAKSLSHKQLLMSPGQSEKTTIPADAPAGDYTFYCEPHRGAGMIGKLTVES; encoded by the coding sequence ATGAAATTAATTGCTGCAAGCTGGCGGCGCTTTACCTTAGCCGTATTAACAGTTTTTTTAGTTATTAGCAGTTTTGCTGTGTTTACACCCACTGCTGCGGCTGAAACCTACCAAATAAAACTGGGTAGTGATAAAGGTTTGCTAGTATTTGAACCTGCAAAGTTGAAAGTTAAACCAGGTGACACAATTGAATGGAAGAATAACAAAGTTCCTCCTCATAACGTTGTGTTTGATGCTGGCCAAAACCCAGCTAAGAGTGCTGATTTAGCTAAATCTTTATCTCACAAACAGTTGTTGATGAGTCCTGGACAAAGCGAAAAAACCACCATTCCCGCAGATGCACCCGCAGGTGACTACACCTTCTACTGCGAACCTCACCGTGGCGCTGGGATGATTGGTAAGCTCACGGTTGAAAGCTAG
- the psbV2 gene encoding photosystem II cytochrome PsbV2, translated as MRFLARFFVVIFFVLIYGSISLPAHAAKIDPYIIRYLHITEPIALEIDGTGHTRLFSPQELSDGKQLFESNCINCHVGGATLPNPQVSLSLKTLQTANPRRDRLDNLVAFMRQPMTYDGSQETYWCRQISPSSLSQQQVESLAAFVLTAASQAPGWGTENF; from the coding sequence ATGCGATTCTTGGCTCGATTTTTCGTTGTAATCTTTTTTGTCCTCATCTATGGCAGCATTAGCTTACCTGCTCACGCTGCCAAAATTGATCCTTATATAATCCGATACCTACATATCACTGAACCAATTGCTCTAGAGATAGATGGAACGGGTCATACTCGTCTGTTCTCACCACAAGAATTATCTGATGGTAAACAGCTTTTCGAGAGCAACTGTATTAATTGTCATGTTGGTGGCGCAACTCTACCAAATCCTCAAGTGTCTTTATCACTAAAAACACTCCAGACTGCTAATCCTCGACGCGATCGCCTTGACAATCTCGTGGCTTTTATGCGCCAACCTATGACTTATGATGGTAGTCAGGAAACTTATTGGTGTCGTCAAATATCACCAAGTTCATTATCACAGCAGCAGGTAGAAAGTTTAGCAGCTTTTGTACTAACAGCCGCATCTCAGGCTCCTGGTTGGGGTACAGAGAATTTTTAG
- the psbV gene encoding photosystem II cytochrome c-550: MFRRLIGVVVVAVLLTFQLIVGSATALELDKATRTVPLNADGDTITLSLKQVKEGKRLFQYACAQCHVGGVTKTNQNVGLEPEALALATPNRNNIEGLVDYMKNPTTYDGEDEISEIHPSIKSADIFTTMRNLKDDDLKAIAGHILLQPKILGDKWGGGKIYY; this comes from the coding sequence ATGTTTAGAAGACTGATTGGCGTTGTTGTAGTGGCTGTTTTGCTGACGTTTCAGTTGATTGTCGGTAGTGCAACAGCTTTGGAACTGGATAAAGCTACTCGGACAGTACCATTAAATGCTGACGGTGATACAATCACACTTAGCCTTAAACAAGTAAAAGAAGGCAAACGTCTATTTCAATACGCTTGCGCCCAATGTCACGTTGGTGGTGTTACCAAAACCAACCAGAATGTCGGACTAGAACCAGAAGCACTGGCATTAGCTACACCCAACCGGAATAATATTGAAGGTTTGGTGGACTACATGAAGAATCCCACCACTTATGATGGGGAAGACGAAATTTCCGAAATCCACCCCAGCATCAAGAGTGCAGATATTTTCACAACCATGCGAAATCTGAAGGATGATGACCTAAAAGCGATCGCTGGTCATATTCTCTTACAACCAAAAATTCTTGGCGATAAGTGGGGTGGTGGTAAAATCTACTACTAA
- a CDS encoding carbohydrate ABC transporter permease: MNKISGFSWLKIILYFFVIIYAIITLIPFVWAISASFKPLSEIVSGEPNFLPKNFTLNNYKQIFLQEPLFLRWLFNSVVIAVSVTGLNLLCNSMAGYALARLRFVGRNFWFFLILAILAVPAQITLIPTFLILKAMGWLNSYQGMIVPSMVNATFIFMMRQFFVNFPQELEEAAQLDGLNTIGIFRYIILPLAKPALAAQAVFVFMGSWNNFLLPIVILFDPEMFTLPLGLNTFKGQYISYWNYIMAASMVFTLPALSIYAFFNRYFIQSATFTGGKG; this comes from the coding sequence GTGAATAAAATCTCTGGCTTTTCTTGGCTGAAGATAATTTTATACTTTTTCGTAATTATCTATGCAATTATCACTTTAATTCCTTTTGTGTGGGCAATTTCTGCATCATTTAAACCTTTATCAGAAATTGTCAGTGGTGAGCCAAATTTTTTACCTAAAAATTTTACTCTTAACAACTACAAGCAAATATTTCTCCAAGAACCATTATTTTTGCGTTGGCTATTTAATAGTGTTGTCATTGCTGTCAGCGTCACTGGCTTAAATTTACTGTGCAATTCAATGGCTGGTTATGCTTTAGCCAGACTGCGTTTTGTCGGCAGAAATTTTTGGTTCTTCTTAATTCTGGCAATTTTGGCAGTACCAGCACAAATTACCCTAATTCCCACCTTTTTGATTTTAAAGGCGATGGGTTGGCTCAATTCTTATCAAGGCATGATTGTGCCGAGTATGGTAAATGCCACTTTCATTTTTATGATGCGGCAGTTTTTCGTCAACTTCCCCCAGGAATTAGAAGAAGCAGCCCAACTTGATGGTTTAAACACCATAGGCATTTTTCGTTACATTATTTTACCTCTCGCCAAACCAGCACTGGCAGCCCAAGCAGTCTTTGTCTTCATGGGTAGTTGGAATAATTTCTTGCTACCCATAGTCATTCTCTTTGATCCAGAAATGTTCACTCTCCCCTTGGGTTTAAACACTTTTAAAGGTCAATACATCAGTTACTGGAACTATATTATGGCAGCTTCTATGGTGTTCACTCTGCCAGCTTTAAGTATTTATGCCTTTTTCAACCGCTACTTCATTCAAAGCGCCACCTTCACTGGTGGGAAAGGGTAA
- a CDS encoding carbohydrate ABC transporter permease, translated as MRRLRNNQRWNLPDSFFGYLFMMPTILVLGAFVILPILYAVFLSLNKVQLLGNIEYQFIGFGNFRRLVDDNLVWIALRNTAEYVAIVVPTQTALALILAVTLNSGIRGKNWWRILYFLPTVTSSAVLTLIFMWIYNTDGLLNDFLAFLRLPTYNWLGDPAVALKGIMLMNIWSTAPFYMVIYLAALQDIPRKLYEAAELDGANWWQQFIYITIPLLKPVTFFVVAVGVIGTFQLFDQSYIFSGGTGGPNNATLTVVLLIYQMVFRYLQMGYAAAIAFLLATVIIIITLIQQRFFGGAKV; from the coding sequence ATGAGACGACTACGCAACAATCAAAGATGGAATCTCCCAGACAGTTTTTTTGGGTATTTATTCATGATGCCTACAATTTTGGTGTTGGGAGCTTTTGTCATCCTACCTATTCTCTATGCTGTTTTTTTATCTCTCAATAAGGTGCAACTTTTAGGTAACATTGAATATCAGTTTATTGGATTTGGGAATTTCCGTCGATTGGTAGATGATAATTTAGTTTGGATTGCCTTGAGAAATACAGCAGAATATGTAGCAATTGTTGTCCCTACTCAAACTGCTTTAGCTCTAATTTTAGCAGTAACTTTAAATTCGGGAATTCGGGGTAAAAACTGGTGGCGTATACTATACTTTTTGCCCACAGTCACTTCTTCAGCCGTGTTAACACTCATCTTCATGTGGATTTACAACACGGATGGATTATTAAATGATTTTTTAGCTTTTTTACGACTACCTACTTATAATTGGTTGGGTGATCCGGCTGTGGCGTTGAAAGGGATTATGCTGATGAATATCTGGTCAACAGCACCATTTTATATGGTAATATATCTAGCTGCATTACAAGATATTCCCAGAAAACTATACGAAGCTGCCGAATTAGATGGGGCAAATTGGTGGCAGCAATTTATTTATATTACTATTCCTTTACTCAAACCTGTAACTTTTTTTGTGGTGGCGGTGGGAGTTATTGGGACTTTTCAATTATTTGACCAGTCTTATATTTTTTCTGGTGGTACTGGTGGTCCAAATAATGCAACTTTGACTGTAGTATTGCTGATTTACCAAATGGTATTTCGCTATTTACAGATGGGATATGCTGCGGCGATCGCTTTTTTACTCGCAACAGTTATTATCATCATTACTTTGATCCAACAGCGATTTTTTGGAGGTGCAAAAGTGTGA
- a CDS encoding NifB/NifX family molybdenum-iron cluster-binding protein, whose amino-acid sequence MKIAFATSDRVNVNAHFGWAQEIDVYEISDQGYEFIETLNFNVEEKKGESSVNSEDTSKNNDNDCKHNKSDCKKAKKAETPKSQDKDGESDDKIAKKLAALSDCKIVYVASIGGTAAAKLIKKGVMPVKPRSEQEDIAYLLNKLVETLKGNPPPWLRKALQQNN is encoded by the coding sequence ATGAAAATAGCATTTGCGACAAGTGACAGAGTTAATGTCAATGCTCACTTTGGTTGGGCGCAGGAAATTGACGTTTACGAAATCTCAGATCAAGGTTATGAGTTTATCGAAACTCTTAACTTTAATGTGGAAGAAAAAAAAGGTGAAAGCTCTGTAAATAGTGAAGACACATCGAAAAACAATGACAATGATTGCAAACACAATAAAAGTGATTGCAAAAAAGCCAAAAAAGCAGAAACACCAAAATCTCAAGACAAAGATGGCGAAAGTGATGATAAAATAGCGAAGAAATTAGCAGCTTTATCTGATTGTAAAATTGTGTATGTTGCATCAATTGGCGGTACTGCGGCTGCTAAATTAATTAAAAAAGGTGTAATGCCAGTCAAACCACGTTCGGAGCAAGAAGACATAGCTTATCTTTTGAATAAATTAGTAGAAACTCTCAAAGGTAATCCTCCACCTTGGTTGCGTAAGGCTCTACAACAAAATAACTAA
- a CDS encoding diflavin flavoprotein, translating to MVALTEHAQAVANQGRLTIQTVEIAPETTAIRCLDWDRERFDIEFGLRNGTTYNSFLIQGEKIALVDTSHRKFEELYLQVVAGLIDPSTIDYLVISHTEPDHSGLVKDILQLAPSITVVGAKVAIQFLENMVHQPFKSILVKSGERLDLGNGHELEFVSAPNLHWPDTILTYDHKTGILYTCDVFGMHYCDDHTYDENFFAIEEDFKYYYDCLMGPNARSVLAALKRIENLQINTVATGHGVLLRHNISECLGRYQSWSLEQAKIETLVALFYAEDYGYGERLVHTLGHGCSKIGVAVELMDLNSAEPQEVRELVSQAAGLVIAMPSQSSPTAQAALSTILAAVHHKQAIGLLESGGGEDEPVYPLRNKFQELGLVEAFTPILIKEAPTQTTEQLCEEAGTDLGQWLTRDRTIKQIKSINTDLEKSLGRISTGLYIITTKKGEIQSAMFASWVTQASLNPLGVAIAVAKERAIESLMQLGDRFILNVLEDNNYQGLMKHFLKRFAPGADRFAGIKTYPANNGSPILAEALAYMECEITSRMDCGDHWIIYSTVQTGRVANVNGLTAVHHRKVGNHY from the coding sequence ATGGTTGCACTCACAGAACACGCTCAAGCTGTAGCGAATCAAGGACGTTTGACGATTCAAACGGTAGAAATTGCGCCAGAAACAACTGCTATTCGTTGCCTAGACTGGGATCGAGAGCGATTTGATATCGAGTTTGGTTTACGTAATGGAACGACCTATAACTCTTTCTTAATTCAAGGTGAGAAAATTGCTTTAGTTGATACTTCTCATCGCAAATTTGAGGAATTATATCTTCAGGTAGTTGCAGGATTAATTGATCCAAGCACCATAGATTATTTAGTTATTAGTCACACCGAACCAGACCATAGCGGTTTAGTTAAGGATATTCTGCAATTAGCGCCTTCTATCACCGTTGTTGGTGCTAAAGTAGCAATTCAATTTTTAGAAAACATGGTTCACCAGCCATTTAAATCTATACTGGTGAAAAGTGGAGAGCGTTTAGATTTAGGCAATGGTCACGAATTAGAGTTTGTATCTGCACCTAATTTACACTGGCCGGACACAATTTTGACATATGACCACAAGACAGGTATTCTCTACACCTGTGATGTGTTTGGGATGCACTATTGTGATGACCATACATATGATGAGAATTTCTTTGCCATCGAAGAAGATTTTAAATATTACTATGACTGTCTGATGGGGCCGAATGCGCGTTCAGTTTTAGCAGCTTTAAAACGCATTGAAAACTTACAAATTAATACAGTAGCTACAGGACACGGGGTTTTACTCCGACATAATATTTCCGAATGTTTAGGACGTTATCAAAGCTGGAGTTTAGAACAAGCTAAAATAGAAACTTTAGTTGCTTTATTCTATGCAGAAGATTATGGTTATGGTGAGCGTTTAGTGCATACTTTAGGGCATGGGTGCAGCAAAATAGGTGTAGCAGTAGAATTGATGGATTTGAATAGCGCTGAACCCCAAGAAGTGAGAGAATTAGTGTCTCAGGCTGCTGGTTTAGTAATTGCTATGCCATCCCAATCTTCCCCAACGGCTCAAGCGGCTTTAAGTACAATTTTAGCTGCGGTACATCACAAACAGGCAATTGGTTTATTAGAATCTGGTGGGGGTGAAGATGAACCTGTTTATCCCTTACGAAATAAGTTTCAAGAATTGGGATTAGTTGAAGCTTTCACACCTATTTTAATTAAAGAAGCTCCCACACAAACAACAGAACAATTGTGTGAAGAAGCTGGTACAGATTTAGGGCAATGGTTAACCCGCGATCGCACAATTAAACAAATCAAATCCATCAACACAGATTTAGAAAAATCCTTGGGACGGATTAGTACTGGTTTATACATTATCACTACCAAAAAAGGCGAAATTCAAAGTGCGATGTTTGCTTCTTGGGTGACACAAGCCAGCTTAAATCCCTTGGGTGTAGCTATTGCTGTGGCTAAAGAACGAGCCATTGAATCCTTGATGCAATTAGGCGATCGCTTCATTTTAAATGTTTTGGAAGACAATAACTATCAAGGATTGATGAAACACTTCCTCAAGCGTTTTGCGCCCGGTGCAGATCGTTTTGCTGGTATTAAAACTTATCCCGCCAACAACGGTTCTCCCATCCTCGCAGAAGCCCTAGCTTATATGGAATGTGAAATCACCAGCCGCATGGACTGTGGCGACCACTGGATTATCTACAGCACAGTCCAAACCGGTAGAGTTGCTAACGTCAATGGACTTACCGCAGTTCATCATCGCAAAGTTGGTAATCATTATTAA
- a CDS encoding phosphate-starvation-inducible PsiE family protein — MYKSVDENPLSQYETNRIRIVRTLELIQDIIIISLCMGLFSFMVIQVRDMFLSLLPPLDFHLVTADILFLLILVELFRLLIIYLQEQRISIGVAVEVSIVSALREVIVKGVLETNWSQVLATCAFLLVLGILLVLRVWLPPTFDGIDPEHEISKRYKERHQAEISQSNGR, encoded by the coding sequence ATGTATAAATCTGTCGATGAAAACCCACTTTCTCAGTATGAAACTAATCGGATTCGCATTGTTCGCACCTTAGAATTGATTCAAGATATCATCATCATTTCCTTGTGTATGGGTTTATTCAGCTTCATGGTGATTCAGGTGAGAGATATGTTTCTTTCCCTACTTCCACCTCTAGACTTTCATTTAGTCACGGCTGATATCTTGTTTCTGCTCATCTTAGTTGAGTTATTCCGACTGCTGATTATTTACTTGCAAGAACAACGCATATCTATCGGGGTAGCTGTAGAAGTTTCCATTGTTTCCGCCTTACGAGAAGTGATTGTTAAAGGCGTACTAGAAACAAATTGGAGTCAAGTTTTAGCAACTTGTGCTTTCCTATTAGTTTTAGGAATCTTACTAGTTTTAAGAGTTTGGCTACCCCCCACCTTTGATGGTATTGACCCAGAACACGAAATATCCAAGCGCTACAAAGAACGCCATCAGGCAGAAATATCACAAAGTAACGGACGTTGA